TTGATCTCAAGATTGTCGATGATGATCTTATCAGAGAGTGGTTTCAACATACAGATGAAGAACAGATCAGACTTCTCAAACGCGACGTTGTGAGCATGTCTGAAAGCTATAACCTCTAAGAAATCTGTATCTACCTGAAGAACACACCACAACACAACGCCAATTTATGGTTATGGTCTTGagaatttttaaatcaaaactaatgtttttaaagaaaaattagtTACCCCAGTTTCTTCCTTGACTTCTCTTACAGCGCCAGAGAAGATCTCTTCTGATTCATTAATAAATCCAGTTGGCAACTTCCATAGACCTGTGTTCGAGGAAGTACAATACTTTTCTTGCACCACAAGTACCTAATAAGATCAAACATTTTTTAATCAgaaaaatctttaaaagaactaaaaaaaaaaagttttcgtttgattttcagattttaaattaacaaattgATCTTCATATTTCATACCTCTTTATATTGGTTTAAGACAAAACCTCCAACACCAACTTGATGTGAAGCATTTCCAGGAAGCATACAAGGCTCCTCCTCTGGTATCCAATAAGTTAACATCACATATCCTTTCTCCGCATGATGATACTCAAATCCTTGCTGCACAATcccaatttttttgaattcacTTACATATTAAACAAGTTTCTCTGCTTAATTACAGAACAAGGTAATCAAGAAATTTATTGCTTACCTTTACAGCAACTGGGACTAATTCAGATTGTTCCACAGGTAACTTCAACCAAACTCCTTTCTTTccctacaatttttttttttgacaaactgATTAAaagataatgactttttaagGAAAATGGTTTtagattttcaagtttttttaacTAGCTTCACCTTTCTCCTCCAATCCGATAGAGAGCTTTGAAGCATTGATGTGAAAACGGTAGGGCTTGATGGTAATCTTCCATGATCAACTACTACTCCACCATACTCATCATCAAAAGCATCAAGTAATAATCTTTCTTTAACAGAACTGATTCTGTTTTTTAGGGTTAGTCCATTCATCTTATAATCTGAATCTGCAGTTGCAGCTAAGCTTTCTCCATATACATATTGGCTCTTTGTACTGGAAACACTTGAAGATATTGCCCTTGATCCAACAACTTCTCAtccaaatacaaatataaaaaaacgaaGCTAATTCAACTTCAAGAAGTTACTGAATGTAGATTCTTGTGAAGAGGAAGTGATATGAAGGTATCAATTTTACCTTTGGAGTGGCAGAACTTGGGAGATATTGTAACACCTGAAAATGGTTGTGTGAAACTGTGCATAAATCCCAAATGTGTTCTTCTCATCACAGTAACCTCAGAAAGGGAAACAGAATCCATTGGAGGTCAAGAAAATCTATGTGAAAACAAGAAAACAGTTTTCCAAGAAAGGAAATTGATTAGAGAACTCAGATATTTGTTTCCTATCTtgattaagaatgaaaaaaagaagCTGAGGGaggaaatgaagaagaaagaggaacGTGTTTTGAGAGTAACGAAAGATTTTCTGAGGACGCGCTTATAATGTGTGGAGTGAAGCCAAGTGGTGGTTAAGTGAGAAATGAGAATGGAAAGAGAAGAACAGTTCAAATATCTTACATCAAAGACAAAATACACGTGGTTTCTTCGAGCTACGATTTCAACCGACCAGAGAATGCCAGCGtggaatattttttaataaaggtTAGGGTGAGTTACATagatgtatctttttttttttttttttttttgtcaactgttgttttattaaaacaacGTAATATTACAAGGAAAGCCCAAAAAAAAGGCAAAGaaacttaaacacaaagaggtCCAACAATAAAGCCCAACAACACGAAAAGCCAGAAGAGGACTGAAACAGCTGGACCCAAACATAAGAGCCCAATAAAAAAAGGTCTAAAGAAGACGGTGACCCAGGCTCAACAAAACTCCACCACGTGTTAGATGCAAAGCAAAAGAAAGACACGTGTGAAGGATCAAAGACGTCACCAACTTCACTGATAGGAAAGTTATCGCCGGAGAGTAATCCACCACCACCGGAACATACCGGAACAGGAGACCGAATTACTGAACCACCGACAACAAACGCTTAACAACTTGAGAATCAGTATTTTCCTTCACCGTTAGAGAAGAAGTTCGCCGGAAGACCACCACCGTCAAGAGACGCAATGCCCCAAAACAGAAGAATCACCACCGTCGCGAAGATAAAACTAAACCAACGGATCCTCGCTTCAAAATAAAACGGAGATAAGCCAGCCGACATCACCGAAAGATCTGGTGTGTCGCCGGAGACGGTAGCCGACTGATTCACCGAAGAGGCAAGTGAAACACCGGAAACAAAAGCCAGCCATGAGATGCTGAAGAAGCCACCTATGCTGGAACCATTCCCGAACGGGAATTATCTCACCGGAAAAAAGACCGACGAACCTACAGACTCTAATCACAAACTCTCTGTGAAAAGTATGAAAGAGAGaacagagagaggagagagtctACATAGATGTATCTATATTATCTTTCACAATGGTTAAAATTCgatataaatatctaaaatttacatttttatttactttatttaaATTCTTATAATTTGGAGCAATGGGAATACTAATTTGCTTTAGTATCTATTTGAACTTGGAATAAAAGAAACAGTTCATGACCTATGAAGTCCATAAACATTccgaagcttttttttttttgaaaaagagacATTCCGAAGCTTTTGGATGAAAAAAGAACTATTGTAAACTGACGCACTAGTGtgccatattttttttgtttatcaaagtttttttttttttttttttgctaaaattgtttATCAAAGTTATACCAGTACCgaaccaaaataaaaagaaaaactttgcAGGAAAACGGAATCAAAGGTTTGGTATCAGAGAATCTTTAACAATTTCAAGAGAGTTGTCTGTACGAAGGAATCTTCAGGAGTTCCAAGGTTATGGATAATCGGATATATCTTAATGATCCCTCTAGCCttcatcaagcttcttgcaatcTCGTGCGTTGATTAATAGGCACGTGTATCTCACGCAATAATCGCGTAGAGTGGGATAATAAAGCAGCTGGTTGTTGCGGAAGCTACGTGGCCATGTGTTAGCTCCCTTGGCCTTTccgtaataataatttttaaaaaatttagtgaAATGTGTTTTACTTCGCTTGGATTTCGAATTTGTAGTTTTGTGCCTCGAATAAGATTTTGAAAACTCGTTATCCAGTGTATACACTTCCTTTGACATCGGATAACACTTTCCTCGATTAATTGATGTATACAGagattttacaaattttataggTATATATAAAGACTTACTAATTAGTTTTTACCATAAAAATACATGTAAACAACACTGAGATAGCGGTGGAACAAAACAATGATAATTAAGGCTTTATTAGGTTTGCGTGGATTTGAACGAATATTTATTATGGAAAATGTCAAAATGATGACGTTTGAAAAAATGAAATGCAATAATTGAAAACCATGGAAGATTAGGTAATCTCCACGACTCCACGTAGGATAATTAGGTAACCTGATATGCTTGATGATTCACGTTCATGATAACATTTTGTCTCCTTCCATTACAATTTTAGTATGTTTGGATAATGATGCAAAAACGCATGATTCGCGGTCGGGTTTTATAAAGGTGAAATCTACATGGACATTAGTAGGATGACGCATCATGCTTAcctgatttttattattaatatactgCCTATATAACATTACTGGATTTAATATGTAATCGAATTAGTGGCCGAAGCAAACCCACAaacttcatttattttgttgaCTTAAGAAACtcatgttattatatatttttttattaacttaGGTATTCCGAACCTACAGACCTATAAAAAGCCTAAACTAGTTACCGAAAATAGGTATATATCTTTATATGATTAAGTGTAGTGAGAtgtctaaaataaaaatagaaaaaagggGAGATGACTTTCTCTCTCTTAACTCTCTCTGTATCTTTCAGAGAGAGAAAGTCATCGATCTCTTTCGCCGGTGTCGCATCTTTCATCCGGTGGATAACCGGCTTTTGGTTCCGAGAACCACGCCTTCCTTTTGGTGTTGGACCGCCGGCTCTTGGCTCCGAGAACCACACCTTCCTCTGTGGTGTGGGATCGCCGGCTCTTGGCTCCGCTTCGCATCAACCTTTGATGTTTGACGGCGGATTAGTCCCGGGTTCGCTCGGATTTTGTCTGGTCTTTTCTTCTTCGCTCTGCTCAATTCCAAACTACTCCCGGTTCGATTGATTCGACAGCGGTGAtgtttgattggaactccttctGAAGAAGAGTTTTTTTGGTTCTGCATCGCGGCGTATAGTCTCGGTCTTGGAAGATCAGGCGATGTGGTTGGGTTTCCTTTTCTGATTCGATTGAAGCTCTCTGAAAAATTAGCATATGGATATGTGTAGATGACGATGGATTTCCCCTACCTTCCAACATAGTCGTTGGAGGTTCTTTCGTCGTGGTGGTCCCAGGTGTTTCTGGTGGTTGCGAGGAGAAGCTAGCCGGTGGATATGTTCGATTGGTGAAGAAGATGGGAAGTTGCATGTGTTTCCCGGTGAGATTCCGGCGAAATGATTCGTGTTTTCTCTGGAGGTGGAGAAGACGAAGAGAGATGACGACACGTGTTTGCCTCGTTGTTGAGGTTCTAACACGCGTCCCTCGACGTGTTTGGGTGTTTCGGTGCAGCCTGGGTGGGCTCTCGTCTTTGGGCTTGGGCTTTATACTTTTCCTATGTTTGTTAGTTTTTTCGGTTGGGCTTTCACTTGTTCAGTGGGCTTTTTGCTTGGGTTTGCTTTTTGGACTTTGTCCATTAATAATATTATCTCAGATGGCAAAAAAAAGTGTAGTGAGATGTCTTCAAACTCAAACTTTTGCTTAAGTCGAAGCTTTTGCCTGTTACTATACCACCATCACCTGATTCTAATGTTATTTTATTGCAAACATAACATATTGTTGGTTATataaaagagtaaaagagaCTATTTTACTTATGAGTAGTAAGTACAAATCAAACTAACAAACCACTAAAAACTGAGTAAAGCTTAATTGTCGTTTGTCAACAACTCGAGCAAAATGTTCATGTGGATcccaatatatacaaaattccCAAGCCAAAACATATACAAATCTCTGGAGTTCatgaaaaacatatatttttactttttaaaatgtttatagcGATCCATGCTCTATTTTACCAATTTAAATCTCCCGTGTTATCCGGCAAACATTGTAGTAGCATCCATTATTTAATCCCACTCATGTAAATACTCCTTTTGTTAATTGATGAATTTGAACTAAAAAAGAATTGGGTTTCAAACATTCAACTAACAACctgattaaattaaatatactaTTAAGATAGGTTGGTTTGAAACCTATATTTAGTAGCACTTCTACaatttataaaagaaacaatatGAGCGCATCATTCAAActttatataaatgtatgaATAACCCAAGGCCCATTAAAGAGAGCGTACTAATGCCTATGAGTAGACCCACCAACATTCATGGGTTGATTATAGGAACAAAAACAGGGAAAAGGGAAGGAGATGAAGTTCATCGTTAATAGATTCATATGAGGGGCGTAGACAGGTTAATGGGAATGTGGGCACGTGCACCCatagttttattaatatgtaatCTTTTGTGTATAGAATTATTAAAAACTTAGCTGGATGAGATGGTAAAAAATGGGTTGTGCACCCATAATCAACTTAGCTCAATTCTTCATTGTGTCacttttatagttttataacaACAATGCACCCAATTGAATTTTGTTCTAGATTCGCCCTGTTCATATCTAAAATAGTACTAAACTGCCATAGATATATGGCCGTGGAAGAAGTATTCTTCAGGATAAATGGCTTTCACTTTCGCCATGTAAGGTTTCTACGCACATGCCATCGCCATGGTCGTTTTGACCTgcttttccattatttttatcCCAATCATCAAATTAGTTGTCTGCGAATTGTTCCGACAGAATCAAGGTCGTTCATTTATGTGTCTACAAAATCTTCATACCTCGGTCAAAATTGGAGGCTTgaattgtaattatttttagttggtTAGTTCTTCAACCGGAATGGCACTAAATGATGGGAATCATGGGATATTCATTTGTACAAATAACGCAAAACTCGATTCTTTGGTCTTCATTGAATGAAATAACTTCGTATTATTGTAGTATGAAAAAGAATGAACaatcaaagtaaaaaaaaaaagaatgaacaaATATGAACGCATGTCGTCTATGTAGCACTACGTTTAGATGCCCTAAGCAAACCTTgaccaacatattttcattttttccatatatcatataaatatatatataaaaatcaaatattatccAAATTTTGTATACTAATTTAACtctattaataattattaaagataatttttatgaatttagtTGTAAGCAATATTTGTTAATATA
This genomic interval from Brassica napus cultivar Da-Ae chromosome A6, Da-Ae, whole genome shotgun sequence contains the following:
- the LOC106401746 gene encoding nudix hydrolase 8-like, translated to MDSVSLSEVTVMRRTHLGFMHSFTQPFSGVTISPKFCHSKVVGSRAISSSVSSTKSQYVYGESLAATADSDYKMNGLTLKNRISSVKERLLLDAFDDEYGGVVVDHGRLPSSPTVFTSMLQSSLSDWRRKGKKGVWLKLPVEQSELVPVAVKQGFEYHHAEKGYVMLTYWIPEEEPCMLPGNASHQVGVGGFVLNQYKEVLVVQEKYCTSSNTGLWKLPTGFINESEEIFSGAVREVKEETGVDTDFLEVIAFRHAHNVAFEKSDLFFICMLKPLSDKIIIDNLEIKAAKWMPLVEFVEQPMIKGDKMFKRVIEICEARLRHRYCGLSPHRLVSAFDGRPSSLYYNVVDDDDPSHSNCTAEFY